CGGGGAGCACGCCGAACGCGGTCGGCCCACCCGGGCGAATCCGCACCCGCTGTACGATCGGCCTGACGCCCAGCGCCTGCATGACCTCGCGGACGTAGTCGTGATCGCCGACACTCACACCACCAGCAGTAATGATGAAGTCGACGTCCTGCGCCGCTTCGATCCGCGCGCGCAATGCCGCCGGATCGTCGGCGACCAGCCCCAGCGGCACCGCGATGCCACCAGCCGCCTCGATCAGCGCACGCAACGCCGGGCCGTTCACATCGCCGAGTCGTTCGCCACTGAGGATCTCCTCGCGACGATCGAGCGAGACCAGCTCATCGCCTCCCGCAAGCACGCCGACGCGTGGCTTCCGATAGACCACCGGATGCGCCACGCCGAGCGCCGCGAGCAACCCGAGCTGATGCGGACCAATGACCGTGCCAGCGGTGAGTGCCACGGCGCCGAGCGCGAGATCGCCGCCAGCGGGGCGGACATTCGTGCCGGCGTCGCGATGGTCGAGGATCACCACCTCGTCGATGCCGCGATCGCTGTCCTCCTGTCGGATGACGCTATCCGCTCCAGGCGGCACCGGCGCGCCGGTGAAGATGCGCATCGCCTCGCCCTGCTGCAGTGGACGCATCACCGCGTCTCCTGCAGCAATCACTTCGACTACCCGTAAAGATTTCGGTGTGGCCGCGCTCGCGCCGCGCACGTCGGTCGCCCGGACGGCATAGCCGTCCATCGCGGCGTTGGTCCAGGGTGGCAGGGGGATCGGCGCGCGGATGTCTTCGGCGAGAACGTGCCCGATGCTGTCAGCCAGCGGCACGCGGAGCGACGGCTGTACGGCCAGTACCGCGATGATGGCATCCGCCGCCTCGCGCACCGAATGCCGCCGGGGAGGGGTCACCTCCGCCTCGATCAGTAGCGCCGTCCTCGGCGCTTCTCGAGCACGACATCGAAGCCGAGCGTGATGGTGGGGAGAGCGAAGTACTTCGCCTTGGCGTTGGCCGGCATGTTCTCCTTCTCGGTCGGGCCAGTCACGGTCAGGAGACTCACCCAGGTATTCCGCGCCTCGAGTCGCACCTGATACCCGGAGCGCGGTGCCGTCGCGATGCCAATCCCGATGGCGCCCGTGGGGCGGACTTCGTGAGCCTTGTTGCCGAGATAGATCGGCAGGGCACCCTCATTGACCGTGCCGAACGACGCCACCAGTTCGACCGTGCTGCGCGGCACCAGCGAAAGCCCGCCGAGCGCGCGGAGATAGGGCTGGAAGAGCGATCGCGACAACGGTCGCAACACGATACCGCCCATCAGGGCCACGCCCGACGCCGACCGGTCCTTGCCGTTGATGGAAAAGCAGGCAAGCTCGTTGACGAAGTCGTTGGTCGGATTGATCCGCGAGCAGCGATCGTGCGTCCCGATGCCGAGATAGGTGGCCTCGCCCGTGAGTCCGAAGTGCGGCGTCGAGAAGTAGGTCATCTGGCCCGACAGCGTGATGTTCGATCGCAGCGAACGATGGAGATCGAAGAGATCATTCGTCGCGGCGGCTGCGGTCACCGGTTGCTGCACCGACCAGAGATCCTTCGCGCCGATCCACCCGCCCGCGACGCCGATGACCAGTCGCGACTCGTCGTGCGTCCGCTGAGCCGTCAGCGGCGCGACGAATCCGGTGAACAATGCGGCAAGCGGGACAAGGACGCGGATGGTGCGGGAACGACGGGGCATCGGAGCCTCCGGCCAACGGAGCGAGTGGGGAATCAGGTCGGGCCGGTGCACTCGGCCCAGAGCGTATTGTCTTCCGCCACGCGAACTCGCTCGAGGCGGGAGGTAGCAGGGAGACGGCCGGCGATCTCCCGCCAACACCACGCGGCGATCGCTTCACACGTTGGCCAGCGCGCACCGGAGGCGAACTCCGCAATGGCGTCGTTAAGATGGCGACCCCCAAGAGGAGTAGTGATCGCCATCGTAAGGATCTCGTCAAGAGTCGCGAGGTCGATCACCGACTGGGTGACCGGATCGAGGGTCCCCGTGACGGTAACCGCGACCTGATACAGGTGCCCGTGCGCGGTACTTCCCGGGTACTGATGCCTGGCGTAGAACGACACCACCCGGGTCAGCGCGCAGTGCATGGCGGTCAGAACGAATAGCCGAAGCCGAACTGCAGCGCCGGCACGGGGACGTAGCTGCTGCGCTTGCCAGTCGCGTTGACCGCGTTGATGACATCGCCCGTGCCTGGTTGCTTCGAGGGTTCATCAGAGTAGCTGACGGGATACT
This portion of the Gemmatimonadota bacterium genome encodes:
- the glp gene encoding gephyrin-like molybdotransferase Glp, which produces MTPPRRHSVREAADAIIAVLAVQPSLRVPLADSIGHVLAEDIRAPIPLPPWTNAAMDGYAVRATDVRGASAATPKSLRVVEVIAAGDAVMRPLQQGEAMRIFTGAPVPPGADSVIRQEDSDRGIDEVVILDHRDAGTNVRPAGGDLALGAVALTAGTVIGPHQLGLLAALGVAHPVVYRKPRVGVLAGGDELVSLDRREEILSGERLGDVNGPALRALIEAAGGIAVPLGLVADDPAALRARIEAAQDVDFIITAGGVSVGDHDYVREVMQALGVRPIVQRVRIRPGGPTAFGVLPDGRGWLALPGNPVSAMVTFELFGRPAIRKMMGHSEVYRRMIRVVLDDVVQPDPALDLYLRVTFTWSEDGGMPHAKLTGPQGSGMLTSMARAEGLVVVESGPNAVADLVAIRF
- a CDS encoding 6-carboxytetrahydropterin synthase — translated: MHCALTRVVSFYARHQYPGSTAHGHLYQVAVTVTGTLDPVTQSVIDLATLDEILTMAITTPLGGRHLNDAIAEFASGARWPTCEAIAAWCWREIAGRLPATSRLERVRVAEDNTLWAECTGPT